The following is a genomic window from Chanos chanos chromosome 1, fChaCha1.1, whole genome shotgun sequence.
AAttcaaaatttacattttactgtaaacacacacattttactgtgtgtgtgtgtgtgtgtgtgtgtgtgtgtgtgtgtgtgtgtgtgtgtgtgtgtgtgtgtgtgtgagtgaatgtgtccAACACGGAACAAAACGACAAGGatatgaaaactgtttttccCGTTATACTGGGGCTGAGGGCACATTGACTGAAAGATGTCCCTCCATCTCATGCTAAGGCACCCCATGACAGTGCTTCACATTCCCGTCAATTCCCTCCCAAAGAAGGAATCTCTGGAGAatcgtgtctctctctccttccctctctcgctccctccctccttccctggTACAGTTGCATTAAGTAGAGCATTCAGCTGGTGCTGTGTCGCTCTATTCATAGATCTTTGTGTGGCGGTCCACTCGCCGACAGTAAGGGAAGAGCCACCGGCGAAGCTGGATGAAGTCAGCTCCACGCCGggggaacagacagaggcacGTACAGGCTTTTACAGGTCACGGCTGAGCCGCGAGCCCCGGGCCAGAGAGAGGGGCAACGGGAGGGAGGGATTAGCACTGAATGGCCATTCAGCCTTTACAGTAGAGGAACGCAAAGGATGTTCTCACTAACCCTGAATAGGCAAAATTCACAGAAACGTTAATGGAGGCATCTCCATTGTGCTCTTCACAAGTGGAAGACGCTCTCTCATGACACTGTAATCATCCAGTACACAGTAAtgctccttttgtgtgtgtgtgtatgcatgtgcgtgtgcatgtgtgcgcgtgcgtgtgtgcgcgcgcgtgtgtgtgtgtgtgtttgcctgagCAAGCATGGCTGTAAGAGTGTACATCTGTTGAGTGACATGCTACAAAGGCCTAGCCCATAGAGAGCTGGTAATAAGCACTAATTGTGAAATTTAACaccttaaaacattttttccagtAGAAAATCAGATTAAGTCTTCAGCCCGAgactcctctctccatttctctctctccatctttgaTATTTCAGAGATCAGCCAATGCCACACGGCTCCTTGCAGTTGAGTCAGTTTGGACTGGACATTTTGTACCCCCCCCCATAACCCCTCCTCCCCATCCTCACCCCACCATCCACAGCTCTTCCAGAATATTCTATGCCCCAAGTTCCTTAGGCTCTGATGGTGTGACTGGAGCCACGACGGGAGATGAGGCTGTGGCCAGATCTGGCTGATCTGCTGGGCCCAGGGCCAGTTTGGCAGATGATGACACACAGCCGTACAGTAGCTTTAACATGCTAATACAATCTTCCATTGTCGGGGACAGTCTGGGTGGCAGCCAGCAGGCGCGCGGCTCGTTTTCCCAAAGGTGCTGTCTGGcgaaaaagaaaactttcacACACCGGCTCTTACACGCTACAGGGCACACGAGGGAAGCCGCGGCAGATATGCCCCACTGCCCTGCTTACAAACCCCGCTGCTGCTTCCATTGAGGGGGCTAAATGTGACTGGGGAAGGGGGCTGGAGGGGgccaggggggtgggggttgaaCCCAGTGGTTTGCTCTTTAGATGCGTAATTGCTTCTGGGCCTGACTAGCTAAAATGCGGTTATACGCTGGAAAAACACTCAGCTTCTGATCTTTAGTCCAATTTAATTACTCATCCTCAAACATTTCCTCCACGTAACATCGACATCTCCTCCCTCTGGGCCTGGGGAGGGACAAGGCTATCACGtgtctgctcctgtgtgtgtgtgtgtgtgtgtgtgtgtgtgtgtgggtagccCTTTAGCTGATGCATCCCTGGCAACTTCAGAGGCAGTGCCAGGCCACAAGGCAATGCACTCCGGCATGTTCCATTCGGTgggaaagagaataaaaacGACATTCCTTAGGATGCCTTGTTACAGCTGACACATGTGGCAAATCCAACATCTGATCTGACACTGACCTCTACAGTGTAATCATCCAGTTAGATACACGACTCGCTTCAGTGGCCTTAAAATCTTTGCATCACATGAGAACTCCACTGATTTgggggatgtttttgttttggacacAGAGGTAATCATACACAGATTCCACTGGGCCCGCTGCTGGCAAAGGGGTTACCAACTTGAGTGATATGGTTAGAGGGCTGTACACTTGACTGGACCCAGAATGACTGAAGCAtcctctgcttgtttgtttattacattAAAAGATGTTTGCAGAATATTTCAATGTGAGGGCTTCTATCTTTTCCActtggtgtttttttctctctttaaaacagcCTCAAACAGCTGTATGTGATGTTTCCACCTCTTTCTACTGTTGGTTAGAAATTGTCATTTAGAATAACAGTCCCTGTGATTACATAAACGTGAGTCTTCCGAATTTGAATTGGACTTGCATGGTAATGAAACGCAGAACTGTTGTAGCATCCACAATAAACAGTGCTGTGTGCGTCAGATAAGGTTTGATAAACCTCAGTGTTGATAAAATGCAgcctaaatatttaattacgCTCTCCATAGAAACCGTTTAAGAGGAACGGTGTTGACGGCGCACAGTTACAAAGATTTGGGGAACGGATTCTCACGTCCGCTTGGTACATCTGCGGAAATGAGCCCGGCTTACGCCTGCCTGATCTTTCTTGCCACCAAATCAACTGGCCCCAAACGACACCGTGACATCACAGCGGGGTAGAGAACCCCGTTCAACCTCCACGTCCAAATCCGGCTCATATCCGGGCCGGGTCTGCCGGGCGAACGTTGCTTAGACAGTAGCGGTGGAGAGAAAGGATGATCCCTGGCATAGAACGAGAGCTCGCGGTTCTCACACCAGTCATAACAGAGAGAACGTGGCCCTGCCAGCGCATCACATCCTGCCTATGGCTTTTGTCATGCTCCAGTTGTCATTGGCTgccgttgttttttttttctgctgagtcTGAGGAGGGAAGACAACGGGAAAGTCGTCACGCGGGGGAATGTATCCGCTCGAGCCCTCTGATAAGGGATAACTGTAATTCTCTCCTTTCTGAATGACGTTAATAATTTAGTCACCGTATTAACCTGGTTTGAATGATCTTCCCTCCAGTGGTTTGAAACGGGAAAAAATGTAATTGCACTGTAATACGCAAAGATCTAGCTTATGCTGATAACAGGTTTTTATCTAAACAAAGTGGGAAACAGTCCATGTTTGCGCCAATTTTTAATGCACGGAGATGCTGACAGTTTTGGCCggttctctctgctgtttatgagGTTCTATAAACCGTATGGGGAGAAAAACTGAACGGTTCCTATCACACGgcagtttgacattttaaaaaacataagaaaatgATACGAAACTTGACATGATacgaaaatgaaaatgatacgAAGAGTTGACTGAGATGTGCCTCGGATCACACCACCTGTGCTCTGCTTTCGAACAgcagttttgtaaaaaaaaaaaaaaaaaaacacaataaaacataagctattgtttaaaaaatatgatctatctatctatctatctatctatctatctatctatctatctatctatttaagtaattaattaattaattaaaatacacTGAGAAACCGCATGGGTCCTTTACTGCATGAAAAGGGTAATCTTATGATACTAATGTCTCTGGTGTTTCTCCTTGCAATTCCGTTTCCGTAGAAAGAGCTGTCAGTTGGCAGCCCTGCTGTATACAGATACATAGCTCAGTGGCATTCTGCGTGACCCTTTTAactggctgagagagaaaacagatgggAGTGCAATCAATACATTAACCTggcaacacactctctctctctctcgctcactatCTCTCTGGAACACACCAGGGCAACAGGTAATGTGGAAATCTCAGATTTCTTTTgagagttttcattttattacaatTTCCATCAATTTTCAATATGATAGAGGTCTTGCTGGCACAATAAATAAGGTACACGGATGTGTGAATTTGACACCTGAAATTGCACGGGCAGCGTTGGTTTCGTAGTTTCAAAAGTAGCCTATCATTATTCCGTATCATGTATTTATAGTGGAGCATACTGATAATACATTGTACAAGTAACAGAAACCTTCAACATCGACGGATGCAACAATAAATGTACTTCGCCTGCCACCTAGTGGTTAAAGTGGGCTGAACCAAACTCAGTGACAACATCTCATATACGTCGCACCCTTTTAGATGAGTCATTCCAGTACGCTCCCAGCAAATATGGCTTCAGGTAAGAGCAAATCATAGTCTTAAGCGTTGCTCCGTTATATAACCGACGATATATCGTTGACAATCGCAAAACATTGGAGTAGTACAGAACACTTTTTTCTGCAGAACACAGCGCCACACTAGCTCTACTCGCGCGCACTGTCTTGTTCTACTCATTTCAACGGATTCTGCATGTTTCTGCAGCCTTGAAACAGTTAGGTGACAGTTACAAGCCATGCGTATTTGCTCTTGAATATCCCgggtttttttgtcagctgATTCTGACGACAGCTTATTCACTCTCACCTGGCTGGGAGCCTCTGTTCTGATACCGTTATGTGTAGTTCTTTTCAGTACTACCGGAAAAAACTGTAGTGGTACTGTCCGGGGCGGGTTAAGATCAGGACAAGACGTCGAAGACCGTCTCCCAAATTTTTCGTTAGTTGCTTTGTCAGCGTCAGCTACGTGGCGTTGACACTGAAATCAAGGCGGACCTTGGATTTGCCTAGGAGGAGCGTATCGTATAGTACATTAAGACCATAGGACAAGACACGTCCGCGGAATCCACGTGTACTCTCGCATTGATGAAAACAAAGCGCGTTATGCAGTGTTGAGCAGCGTGGGTGGGACTGCAGAAGTTGCCACATTCTCATCATGGAGCGGGTGCGCGCTGCCTCCGAGCGAGGTTCGGTTACTTTCCCTTTTCACACTTTTGTAGCGGCTGAATATACGTCATACTCTTTACTCGTTAACTGTGCAAATTAAAATTTGGTCCAGGGGTTCGCTGCTTCTTTTCAGGATTACCCTATTGCAGCATCAGTAGGACTGTAACATTATGTTCCTTCTTGGAAAATGGGTCGCTGTTTTCCGCATTCTTGAAAAATGAGGTATCACTTACATTCATCACTAGTGACCATTCCGCTAACCAACCTTGAGGCTACTGAGTGATTAATCTATCGATAGACTCTTAGTATTAAGCATTCGGTTTCATTCTAAGAAACCGACACAGATATATGCTATTACACTGCCtcgctgtgtgcgtgtgcgtgtgtgtgtctgtgcttgagCGCGATTACTAAACGAGTTCCGTTTCTCCGTTAAttccacagagacaaaagatCTGCACGTAATCTTAGAATACTCAATTATGAACCCGTCCTATGTTTTCCAGGTGTCTTGGTACGGTGCCGTGAAGCCGTTGACGTAATGGTGGCGGGTTTGCTGCTGCTACTCGTCCTTTCTCCGCGGGGTCACTGTGCTCCGCAGATTCCGGAGTCAGAGGGGTAGGCCGCGTTACCGTTCTACGAGAAGTAGGGCGGGATCAGTCCTCACATTTCAAAGAAACCTCTGAACATAACCTAAGTCACAGCCCGCCGCTGGTTTTGTATTCTCCTACTAGagttatttacagtattttaaacTAGAACCATTTACTGGATTATTTTACAAGCTGGGATATCATTATATGAGGCCAAACTCTTGTCCTACATTATCATTTGAAACTTACATGATGGCTACTGTAATTATTAGTTTTTTTATGGTCACTTTTGTTTAACGCCTATGTTCgttaaacaaaacatgacatgacatgattGTGCAGGCTAGTTGATAGTTGTTAGAATTGTTTACCTTTGGACGGGCGAGGACTGATGGTATGCTTGCGCAAACTGTGGTATCTTAGACCTCAGTGAAGTAATCATTGAAATGTCGTGTGAAATTTACGCTCAgtgaatttaaacattttaaatattaccCAAGTTTAATGTCATTTGGTGTATCATAGCTATAGATAGACGTTAACATGAAGCAGTTCTGTGCTGTTTACACATagatatctctttctctctctctctccctctctctctctctccctctctctctctcactctctctctctctttctcttccaatGAGGAGAATATTGCCTGTAGTAAGAGTTTAATGTATGTTCTCACATGTCGCTAGTGAACAAATACTGACCGAACTCAAACGGTCGTGAATCAGGGAGCGGTGGACTTGGATTATTTACTTTTCATGAAGACACACATGATCTCTCaacaagagagacaaacataTCTGTCGGTATTAGGTTATGTAActcttctgtctcactgttGTTAGGGATTATAGTAACATTTGACAGTTGCAATACACGGTGTTTCCCACAGGGCGGAGCGTATGGCGGGGAGTCCAGTTCTTACGCCAGCTAATCCGTTTGGGTCGAGCGAAGAAAACCGCAAGTAattagaacaaaacacacaaaatctgaCAAAACGTCCTTGCAGGTCCTGCAACATTTTATGTCCTGGAGTGTCTGTTTATTCACTGTAACACCCATACCCCTCCTGAGTTCTCTTTGGCTATCAGCCCTCTGGCTATTACTGATTATGAGTACGAAGTCCTCTGACACATCAGAGACTGCGGTGTGATTTCAACAGCTGAACGCAAGGACACACATGCTGcttagtggggaaaaaaaaactcaaaaaaattTGCACAATTGTGTTTTTTCCCATTGACTAACCTTGCTACACACAGCTTTCCTCACCTCTTTGTAAGATATCACTTTGCTATTTTCCGATATTTCTTACTCATCCTAAATTAACTGATccttccacatacacacacacacacacatccttcatATGCTGTGTAAGATAAATTTGTTGAATTTCCAAAAtcatgtttccatttttttttttcccttaaaagCATACCTAAAGTTTTACAAAGAATTGTCAGTCATGGCTGTGTCAGACTCTCTTCTGATTATGTGTTGATATCTCTCCCCTGTCTCAGACTACTGCAGAGTTACATCAAAGACAACTTGAATAAAGGACAAGCGAGTCCAGACCTAAACACATGGGAGCAAGGTGAGCGttacacccccccaccccacccctcaacatcaccatcaccatcaccaccagtcagtgttacagtaagACCGTACCAGCTCGCATGTCTGAAGAACAACAGAACAGGAACTTCCCAAAGAACCGTTTGCTATTTTAGACGGCGAACACTCTGTGAAgatatgtggggggggggggggggggggggggtttgggggacAAAAGACTCAaactgtgctgactgtgttgctctctttctttgaaaCGCAGAGGTTTTCTTCGTGTTTTCGTTGCACGACTACGACAAAAGCGGGCAGATGGACGGGCTGGAAGCCATGCAGCTCCTCACGGATTTCCTCTCCCATCAGTCGACCGCGCCGAAGTCAGCAGAATCCGTGAGCACTTCCCTAATCCTCACACAGCGAGCAAAACGACAAATTGTACGACCGCCGCGTTCTGTGAAACTAAACCGATTCTCTTTTCAGGTGGTCTCTTTGGTGGATTATTTGCTTCAGACTCAGGATCTGAATCAGGATGGAATGCTAGACCCCTCtgagctgctctctcctccCATGCaacaggaggagaaggagcgAGGGCAGCAGGAGGCGGAGTCCACCCAGCAGGATGGTGGAGCGGAGGCCTCAGACACCGACCCAGAGGAGCGCCTGGAGTCAGAGGGCAAGACGGAACCGGAGGGGAACCGGGATCAGCCAGCAGAGGAGCAGGCGGAAGAAGAACAAGCTCAGGCGTCGCAGAATGAAATACCGGAATCAGCTCAAGAACATCAGAACCTAGAACAGGCTCAGGAACATCAGAACCCAGAGCAGGGTGAAGACCATCAGGTCGACGGAGAACAGGTTCAGGTTCCGGTTCACCAAGGGCAACCTGAAATGTGATGACGGCCAGAGCACTGATTTCCGCCAAACAAGCTCAGTCGTCGAACAGGAATCAACCTCTGaacttaaagaaagaaataaagccaaacaaaaacaaccttttCTTAATTGCACCACAGCCCCTGACTAGCGTACTGTGGATTGGAGGAGTATCTTGCGTGTTGTGTGGAGAGAAAACTGTCCCTGCATTGAGCTGAATGATTGAATTTCCTGAGAGTCCATCGTAATTGTAATGATGTCTTGGAGCAAAgcgttttttgggtttttttaagcATGTCTGCACTTTTAGAGCATGTTTGCAGTGCTGTTGGCCACAGAAACAGATTTCGACATCCGTCACTATGCAGCGgccagaggagaatgagagtTTGTGTCTATTTTCTATGGCAGAATTCACGACCCACTAAAAATGACCTATTTTACCTTACCTTACTGGAAACCATTTTAAACCCCAATGAAACCTACATTTTTATGCAAATTTAAGCTGCTGTAACAGTATTTCACCTCATGGTtacataaaaacactgaaaaattatTAAAAGAAACGTTCTGTATATTTTGATTTGTATAAAATGCTGcattgtatgtatgttttatgatttttataATTGTTGTAGAAATTTTATGTGGATGCTTAAATGACTGACAGCGATCTACTTCATTTCATTGTTGCCTTCTGAAACCAGCATAATTTTCATTGAGCAAATGCATTATCCTTAGAGGTGGCCAAATATTGTATAGTAAACAcaagcaaagaaagaaacagaaaaagtaaagaCATTTCTGAATTTAAATCCCTCACCAAGCCAAtcagtaattaaaaaagaaaaaaactatacatacatacatatgtatgtgtgtgtgtgtatatatatatatatatatatatacacacacacacacacacacacatacatacatatgcaccaGCACTCTGCAGACAAAAGTTGTGGGATATATTATTTAATTACTTAATAAAGGATTATTTTCATTGTGAAGCAATAGTCCATCGATTTTAAAATCTGGCGCTTTTTTCCACATGcttgttaaatgttttttaatgctcagaaattgttgtttttgaagaacACCGCTCTGCATGACCTTTCCATGAGCATCTGGTCATACAATCCCAGCGACGATCAAACCGAACCTAACAATTTAGCGCCTAAAGCAGTTACACACCTCCACGTTATCCCAGCCGTTATCAAACATATACATCTGTGGGGGTAAAtgtctgaagtgtgtgaagaccacacagagaaccaCAGCGTTTCACACCACCAGCAGGATAAAACACGTCATTACCTGGAAGAAATAAGGAGCGAGCTTTATTGTGAGGTATGCTTTCGCTAACCGTAGTTTTCATTGTCCAACTggagttggttttttttcttctttttttttagtgcccGTAACTATTATGCAAGTTATCAAAGACAAACAATGCGCTTTTtatggcttaaaaaaaagagagataccGTGCATTCACAACGTAACCTGCAGTAGTATTGTGTTTCCAAGTACGCGTAAAATGATGCAGGGATAGATTTACAGCAGAGGtatcaattgttttttttctgccattgCAATAAACTTTTCAGCttccctgtgttttactaaacaaataaaccagACGTTTGGCAAATCAGTTCTTTCGTTCGTCATCTTTATTTATTACTTTCAACAATCACACTTCCCTGGAGTAACCAAGAAGCCACATTCTGTAGGCATGTATAATGTGATCAACCGCTAGGTGGCGACAAGGCAAGTGTTCATGACGGAAAGAGAAATCAATCTGTTTACAATGATGAAGATTACGAAAACGGTTGAAAAACCTAACCCTGAACCAGCTGTGAGAGGCAGCAAGTCACGTGAAACACTACAAGCAGTGCACTATATAGATTCCACTGATACTTTCATACTGCAAGAATATTAAACGACATATTCAAAGAGCAGGTGTTGTTCAAGAagtcaaacatatacacacacacaaacaaaaaaagcatcgACTTCAGTACCTTACGTGAGATGTAGAAGGTTCGGAGAAAGTCATGTACTTCCAGCTCTATTTCAGAAtggatatatatacacacacacacacaatttcacaaGGAAAAAGTTCTGATTGCTTCCACAGAAATTAAAATGCACCTGAtctgccatgaaaaaaaaaaaagggtttaataggacacctggacacagaacggaaataactgaaaatagttttattttacatttgacaATACAAttatttctggaaaaaaaaaattgtaaaatgaatcaaattacagtgaaagaaaatggaCCAAAAACACCAATAAGAAGTTAAAAAGGGTCAAGTTCAGAAGACCACAGGGTCACTGCCCGGACCTTAAGACAACTCAACCAAGTACAAATCGCTTAATGTAAAAAGGGCAGGATTACCTACTGTGGTGTTACTAAA
Proteins encoded in this region:
- the cgref1 gene encoding cell growth regulator with EF hand domain protein 1 isoform X3 — translated: MVAGLLLLLVLSPRGHCAPQIPESEGAERMAGSPVLTPANPFGSSEENRKLLQSYIKDNLNKGQASPDLNTWEQEVFFVFSLHDYDKSGQMDGLEAMQLLTDFLSHQSTAPKSAESVVSLVDYLLQTQDLNQDGMLDPSELLSPPMQQEEKERGQQEAESTQQDGGAEASDTDPEERLESEGKTEPEGNRDQPAEEQAEEEQAQASQNEIPESAQEHQNLEQAQEHQNPEQGEDHQVDGEQVQVPVHQGQPEM
- the cgref1 gene encoding cell growth regulator with EF hand domain protein 1 isoform X2, which gives rise to MERVRAASERGVLVRCREAVDVMVAGLLLLLVLSPRGHCAPQIPESEGAERMAGSPVLTPANPFGSSEENRKLLQSYIKDNLNKGQASPDLNTWEQEVFFVFSLHDYDKSGQMDGLEAMQLLTDFLSHQSTAPKSAESVVSLVDYLLQTQDLNQDGMLDPSELLSPPMQQEEKERGQQEAESTQQDGGAEASDTDPEERLESEGKTEPEGNRDQPAEEQAEEEQAQASQNEIPESAQEHQNLEQAQEHQNPEQGEDHQVDGEQVQVPVHQGQPEM
- the cgref1 gene encoding cell growth regulator with EF hand domain protein 1 isoform X1 encodes the protein MSHSSTLPANMASGVLVRCREAVDVMVAGLLLLLVLSPRGHCAPQIPESEGAERMAGSPVLTPANPFGSSEENRKLLQSYIKDNLNKGQASPDLNTWEQEVFFVFSLHDYDKSGQMDGLEAMQLLTDFLSHQSTAPKSAESVVSLVDYLLQTQDLNQDGMLDPSELLSPPMQQEEKERGQQEAESTQQDGGAEASDTDPEERLESEGKTEPEGNRDQPAEEQAEEEQAQASQNEIPESAQEHQNLEQAQEHQNPEQGEDHQVDGEQVQVPVHQGQPEM